GGAATGATCGTACGTAACAAAAGTTTATAGATAATGCGATCAGATAATGCGATAGATAATGCTTATCATCTGGCTTTTCTTTACCATGatgttaatgtttgtttgacaattccaacaaaaatatttctccaAACGGTTAAACAGTTATAAAGAAAGTTGATTGCGCGGAATAATTTAATAGGGATTCATGGAAAAACGTTCGATTATGCTTAAAGTCTACTGCGCTTGTTTTCACAACTTTGTCTAGTTCCGAgaattgtttgtgttgtacATTAAATGTACAgtcatacggcctggccgtccttattgaaataaaaacaaaacattaaatgtaTGATGGCGATGAACAACGCTGTAATCTAGTGTTAGATGCATAGGGAGTTATTATGATTATTAGCAAGCCGTTGggtctaattttttttgtctaagcGTAACGATCTACCAGCTAATACCGGCCATAGCTGATTTAGCAGAttcaattttacaatttaGCAGTCAGTCTTTGCTATGTGGAAACAGTCCAACTGAGatttgaagtctggataaggacgcagatcgcatggtcgcttgtcgactgacgacagatctttcaaatgtctgcgctatcaactattgatggtagtttagaggactaccatggttgcgacgggtaacggggattccggagagggagcctgagaaatggctaccacatccaaggaaggcagcaggcgcgtaaattacccaatcccagtacggggaggtagtgtcgagaaataacaatatggacctctctaacgatggtacCGGTCCTGTCATGAGAGATACCAACGATAATAGATATTGGTATATTCCAGAATAAAAGTTCTTCATTTTTTGAGGCTCTACATCCTCGGCTATATCTCGCATATCTTGAATTTCCGTGTATGTCGAATCTAGGTGCAATTGCGTTTCAAATTGATAGATATGGAATAAACTTTCTTTTCTGCTGCATTACAATTTCGCTTAATAAACGTTTTCTAAAAGCAATCATTATCAAAAATAGTTGAAAACGCATTGAACAAGTAGAGattatcaattaaattttaacttatttactttcattttgtGTTACAAAATTACACAGCTGTCAAGTATTTAAATCcacttttcttcgtttcttgATGTAAGTGGTACCTTGTATATCGGGTACTAGGTATTTGTAACCGTGGTATAAAAATCAACCTCAGATCAACGCTAGTGCGTGACAAAATTTCGTCATTTGTGCAACTGGATCGCTATTATAATATCTGGTAATAGCCCGATTCGACCAtaataaacgataaaaaaacccGTTTTTGCGATCTATTCTCGGATGGTCTTTAACTTATCTGttctttcttgttgttgtggaGGCCTGACTCAACAAGCGAAATCAATAGTTGGACGCACTGACGAAAGATACAAggttattaaacaaaaagtcCAATACATTTCTTTAGCATTGTtccaaaaatcacacaaaggATCATTTATAAACGtctttttaaccaaaaactaTGAGACCAATCTGCTAGATCTTTGAGTACTCTATATTTCCAGATCCAAAAGCAAGATCTGGTTAATTTTATCGAAGCGGATGTTTTCTGACCTATAGCACGGAACCCTTTCTAATTTAGCAAAGCTTTCAAATCCCACGATAGTTGACAATATTGCTTTTGCTGAAGATTtccaaataaattgaaaagctTTTCAGTGGCAGCGGTTTATAGTAAAGGGAAGTTAGGACAGGAATAGGAGCATCTttacagttttatttattacagcGCTGAGAATGTGCTCCGGCAAAGCAAAAGAATTCTTCTCCTCATTGAATGCAGATGCGATGTCCGATTAAGTGAATGTTGGCAACGGTACATCCATAGATTCTCGCAGGTCTTTGATGGCAGTTTCGTCGCCCGAGTAAGACCGATCGTTCAGTCGCATTTTAATCGAGTATTGTTTAAGGTGCTCCGGCGTTGTAGGGTGTAGAACCGCTGATCTAATTTGACACACACTAGTCCTCTAGTTCCATTCGGACCGTGGTACTCAGGACTGATTTTTCTATATATTCAAGATCGAGCGACTTCGTCTGTTAATCCATTATCTCTGCCTTTCCGGCAGACACATCAACGCCATCGTTTCATCTCAATTTATTTATCCGTAGCGAGATAGACCGGATGGGGTCCAGTACTGTCGTTTAAGAATGATGCCGCTATGATCTACACAACCAGGTCACCATCTTCATGATAGTTGATGTCTAGACTCTAGGCGATAAATTTAATGTCGACTTAGTCGACATAGGGCCTAGCATATCAATTGTGTAATattggaaaaattaaacagttCTTTTCTTACACGTGTTGAATGCTTGAATACATTCTAGCACTTATTACGCTTTtgttacttttatttaaaaaaatatcaaattcacaaaaattacatttttaaacacaaacatGTTCAACATTACTTCTACTAATCAGATGTCACGACTTTCATTGCGTAAAGAAATATGAATTAAATCACCGCATCGTTCCAATtacttttacaaaacattttgaatacAGTGAACCAACGTCACAAGTCCCATTTTGAGTTTTTCAATGTCCACGTACTGTAAAAACGAAAgatatgaggatttttttaaaattactaaGATTTAACATTACGTTAACAAGATGTTACTTACATAACGGCACGGTGTCATGCGGAATAGCGTTGAATTCAACAGGTTGTACACGCTGATGAATTCCGGTAACTTCACCTTATCCTCCAAACACTGTCGGAAGCCGGGGAGTTGGCTGGGGAAGAAATTGACATAACATTAGACATTCTACCTTAAAAGACACCATCCccttggttttttggggtcaGACTTACGGGCACTGGTCGCGCGTCATGCTTCCGTTCAGGAAGGTAAGACACTCGTCAAAACTGTCGGAAACCTTTGCGAAGCATTCCGTGTATTTTGGCTCATTAAACTCTGAAGAATATTTTGAAAGCTTTATgcaaagttaattaaaaacttttaaactaCAAAAACTTACGGAACAAAATCTCGCCATCATTATTGCACACTTGTTCCACTGCATAGGGCAGTCTATAGCCGATTCTCTTAACTAAGGTAAAGTCATCCTCCTCCATACATGGCCGCAAATCTTTCACAAACTTATTGGAACATTTGTAGGCCATTCGCAACTGTGGACAGTAGCTATTCCATTCGAAATTGAACATAATAAAATGAGGACCCATTCTTTTACAATTCAGTTTTACACCTTCAAGAATGCGGAATTCTTACCGAGGGAAGAACGTCGTACGGGTCTCGTTTGAGAGTGTTTTCGCCTCCGACATAAATCCTTCCATATCGA
The DNA window shown above is from Anopheles funestus chromosome 3RL, idAnoFuneDA-416_04, whole genome shotgun sequence and carries:
- the LOC125772066 gene encoding uncharacterized protein LOC125772066 isoform X4, coding for MMMKIRTNILLLSVVALCAVTIASPVDKAADSSSEESGETYVKKLQETCRNNSGSDAAFLELMESFRSATNCSVAVIDMEGFMSEAKTLSNETRTTFFPRYCPQLRMAYKCSNKFVKDLRPCMEEDDFTLVKRIGYRLPYAVEQVCNNDGEILFQFNEPKYTECFAKVSDSFDECLTFLNGSMTRDQCPQLPGFRQCLEDKVKLPEFISVYNLLNSTLFRMTPCRYYVDILKLKVGLSTMFYCSESALEKANRMIW
- the LOC125772066 gene encoding uncharacterized protein LOC125772066 isoform X6, which codes for MMKIRTNILLLGVVALCAVTIASPVDKAADSSSEESGETYVKKLQETCRNNSGSDAAFLELMESFRSATNCSVAVIDMEGFMSEAKTLSNETRTTFFPRYCPQLRMAYKCSNKFVKDLRPCMEEDDFTLVKRIGYRLPYAVEQVCNNDGEILFQFNEPKYTECFAKVSDSFDECLTFLNGSMTRDQCPQLPGFRQCLEDKVKLPEFISVYNLLNSTLFRMTPCRYYVDILKLKVGLSTMFYCSESALEKANRMIW